From the Dermacentor variabilis isolate Ectoservices chromosome 5, ASM5094787v1, whole genome shotgun sequence genome, the window cattttttcctcttgatgtcaattaggatatagtttatacccatttgctctctgatccaaaccgctctctttctgtctcttaacgttatgcctagcaatcttccttccatcgctctttgcacagtccttaacttgttctcaagcttctttgtcagtccccaagtctctgccccatatgtcagcactggtaaaatgtactgcttgcacaccttccttttcaatgataatggcaagcttccagtcaggagctgaaaatgtctgccgtatgcgatccgacccatttttattcttctatgaatttccttctcatgatcagggttccctgtgattatttgaccaaggtaaacatactccttcacagactcttgaggctgactggtgatcccgAACTTTTcttcccttgcccagctattcatcaATACCTTTGTCTTCTGTGTATTAATcttccaaccccactcttacactctctctgttaaggtcgtcaatcatttgttgtaactcgtctgcattgttgctgaatagaacgtcATCGGAAAaccaaaggttgccgagatattcgccgtcgatctttactcctaagccttcccagtttaatagcttgaatacttcttctaagtacgcagtgaatagcattggaaagattgtgtctccctgtctgacccttttctttatagatattttcctgcttttcttatgtagaattaaggtagctgtagaacctctgtagatattttccaaggtatttacgtaaacgtttcgtactccttgattatgtaatgcctctatgactgggtatctctactgaatcaaatgccttttcgtaatctatgaaagccatatagagaggcttattgtactctgtggatttctcgataacctgattgatgacatggatgtggtccattgtagagtatcccttcctgaagccagcctgttccctttgttgactaaagtccactgttgcccttattctattggagattatcttggtaaatattttatataatactgggagtaagctaatgggcctataatttttcaattctttaacgtctccctttttgtggattagtataatgattAGTATAAGATTCCGTATACATGGTGTTATACGACTATGGCGTTGTAAATAATTGGGCTTAAATATGTTTTGCAAGCATGCACAATTTTTTTCCCAATTTATATGTTGTTTTAATGCCATAGCAGAGAAGCACTACAAAAGACTGCTGTGTGGAAACACCACATACCTTCTGGAAAAGAGAAATAATaattgaaaaactagaaaaagtGCCAAACTCTACATTAGTGTTGTCCAAGAAAGTTCCAAAGGCACTGCCCATGTGACCACAGCTTTTGGTTAGCTGAACACTGGAACTGCTGTTTAAAATTGAGGTGCTCCAAAACCCTGGATATTCATAATCTACACATTTTATTGCCCCAAGGTATCCAGTGTACAGTATGTTACAGGTGCTCCAACACGCATCATTCGGGTAGAAAATAATTTAATTGTAAGAGATATCAGCACAATGTTATCATAAACTTATTGCAGAAGTAGAATACTCTATAAAGGCTATTTGCAAAATGTGCAGGATGTACAACAAAGGAAGCGGACCACATACATTGGATAATTTTGTAACTGTTATTTATTCATCTTAGAGACATGAAATGCTAAGAATTTGTAAAAAAGGCGAAAGACGTGTCCTGTTAATGCATCCTAGATGGAAAGATTGTCACATATAATAACCTACTGCGCCATAATTAAATGAAGCAAAAATAGTCGTGAAACTTTATGTTGTAAAACAGCTAAGAGGGTGCCTGCATAATAAGTAATCTCACAAGCGCAAGTAAGTTGGTGGATTTGGTAGCATAAAACGAGTGACCcacttaaaaacaaaaaaaaaagtttaataacCAAGAAAAGTAACTGGCAGCAACCGTGAGGTGGCCAAAGATGAGACTGGGATTCACACCTACACGGAAGTAATAACGATTACTGGTTAGATACTTAACTGGAAGCCTATTCATGCTACCTACGACTTTTCTGCAGTGTAGTTAACTCTCACAAATGGCAAACTATGGAATGATGCCATACCTGCCAACTTAAGACATTGTAAAAATTTTCGCAGACACAGCACTGAAGAGGGGTTGCAGGTcatagtatgttttttttttttttaaagtttgcccACACTTTTTGTGggatacatacacacacattattaataaCTTACCTTCAGACACAGCACACAGTctgcagcaaacttggaacagcagagTGACAAGCAACAGCTAGATCACAGCGACTTTTTCCATTGACTTTGCTCTTGGCAGTTTTGCCTGCTCCAGGAACATGTCTGAATATTTTTGCTCAAAACAGGGACTCCTCTGGTGTCCTTTAACCATTGGAAGATTCCCTAGGGTATGGTCAGGGACCAATGAGCAAAACTTCTTCACTAATAGAATTTATTTTCTGTGAAACTTGATGAAACATTTGTCATTTCGTAGAATGAGCACTAATTTGTAAATTTCACGAAAAATTTAGGGGCGTTGGCATGTATGCAATATCAATACATCCTGTGCCAAGGCACAGCTTTCCTTGACTTTTAATTGTGCAGATGTATGTTCCTGGTAGGCTCGTGGATGTCAACAAAGTCACTGTGGACATTGGAACTGGCTACTATGTGGAAAAGGCAAGTTCTGAATGCTATATATCTGGCTCTGTAAAGTGCTGCTGCAAACTACTCTACATAGCAATTTAAGGTTGTGTAGAGCAGTTTCAACATCAGCGTCTCTACCAGACATTATCACCATTTTTCTGCGAGACTTGCAGCAAAATCACCCTCACTGCTACTCCTGTAATCCTTTGCATTCCTTGCCACTTCATCATTATGCCTAGGTGCAGAGGTTAGCCACAGTTAAATAAAAGTTTGGTACGGTTGTTATGGATCAGTTCTGGGGGTTTATTTGTGTTGTGATGCACAATTGTGCAAAAGATAGCGACTCAGTGCATGGACAAGTGAGACCCTTATTGCAGTTTAGTAGTTTATCCAGTGACAGACTCAGTGGTACTTTCTTGACTATGTGCTTATATCAATGACCTTTTGCTCCCAGTTGCTCATCTTTCAAGAAAATATATATTGTGCTCTAAACCAGTCGCCAATAATTAGTACTCCGAGAGTACATACTAAGCTACCAACAGTCTTGCACGATTGGCATGTTGTGTCGACTTGCTGCTGCAGCATTTGTTGTTCAGAAGGTTTACCAGTATGTTTTATTAAAGGTGCAACATTTACACATACCCATTTTTGGACCATTACCTACAGAAGTAGTGGTAGGTCCACTACAACATAACTTGCAAGAAACAGCGAAGGAGTATATTAACAAGCCTGTCATAATTGAAGACCCTAACCTAAACAATTTATCAATTGTACATATGTAAAAAAAGTTTTTCTTTAATTGCCAACAGCTAACCAACATTTGTTACAGTTTCGAGATTTCTTGTAGACCTTGTAATCCTGCATATATACTGCATAGTGTATTGAGCAGAACATCACAAAGGCAGTAATTTGGGCTAGTTTGTCCTATGTACGGAGAAACTGAGTAATGCTTAAAGGACAGACATGGAGTGCATTGTACTTCTTGACCATCGTTTTTTTTAGTGTTTCTCAGTTTCCcagtaatgggggggggggggagtagaacCCTGCTGGTACAACAGTGCTCACTGGACAAGCTAATGTTGCAGTTTGGATTCACTTCTCCATTGTATAGTTCCTATTCACTGTACATCCATTTTGAAACTTTTGGTCCCTTGTGTTTGCTTTGTTGTAAAATTTCGCTGCTTCATCTGATGCAACTGCTTTTTTTTCAGGATGTCAGTGCATCGAAGGACTATTTTAAACGACGAGTGAAGTATATCACAGACCAAATGGAGAAGATACAAAAAGTTGCTCAAGAGAAGGTAGCACTTCGAGAGGGTATGTGAAAATACAGCATGTGTTTCGACTAGTGTACTGTAGTGTAGCTTTTACCAGTGAAAAACAAGCTCGCCTAATTGTGGGTCTCCGCATTCAACAGGTTTGATGTGAATAGGTAAAGTTTAGCATTAAGTGCAAATTAATTGAATGCTGTGTGTGCTCAATCCTAGCGACAATACATACTGTGGTACCACCACTGTCAAATCTGTCTGAGTGCCCAAAGCTTGAAGCTTTTCCTTTGCTGCTCATTTTTTACAGTAAACTTCATAATGTTATACATTGTTGAAAAACTGCTTCAGTACAACTCTGCAGGTTGTGTGATGCAGTTTAGCTGCGTAAGGTGTTGCAAGTATGAGCTTGTTCATTGCAGAATGCTGGGCAATACAAAAATAAGAAAGATGATTTTATGACTATCACTCTGTCCTCTGTATTTTACAGCCATTGTTGAAACCATGGACAAGAAGATCCAGGCAACCTTTGCTGCTCAAGCTGCTGCAGCTGCACCCAAAAGTTGAGACATGCTGTCACAAGACATGTTATATTTATGCCGATATACACATTCTTCTACAGATCAAAATAAAAACCTAAGAAAATTTACTCTGAACTTTGTGTACACCGACAGCTATGGTGGCGCTCTCCCACTCATAAGAATGAGCTTTACTACAAGGCAGCAATTCTTTCCCCAAGCTACTGAGCCTGAAAACGGTGTCGCAGCTGCGAGCTCCTTTAGAC encodes:
- the LOC142582275 gene encoding prefoldin subunit 5-like, which gives rise to MAGDKQNVLSISMLDIGALAQLKQHIEQELDFFSTSLQQLKSAQTKFQESEVCLDMLKPSCEGKDILVPLTSSMYVPGRLVDVNKVTVDIGTGYYVEKDVSASKDYFKRRVKYITDQMEKIQKVAQEKVALREAIVETMDKKIQATFAAQAAAAAPKS